tatataattttctataccataaaataaaccataacatgaaataaacctttcaattagcattaagaacaatactaatagcacttataggcccattgtcaattaaacattattatttagtaaggcgacagcaccctctggtgtacaaaaaatgaaaagaaaaaaaaaaaaaaaaccttacaaactgcgtgaaggcgcttgaggtgtttattcacggccgacgtgcagctaaGCTTGggactgaagagacaggacagaagagtgtactctcctttgtttctttgaaataagtcaatgttttggacactctggtgcgctttttttggctttgtgcggctttccctgcttgcaaacagagcatccgacattctaactttccacgcatatatttttttaacccttcatttaccgtcgacggcatgttgtgctcgtcgacggatttacgtcatcgatgacgtcgactacgtcgactagtcgggacagctctaatctcaatactttgttatgtaccctttgttggcaataacggaggccaaatgtttactGTAACtcgtcacaagcttttcacacaccgttggaggtattttggcccattcctccatgcagatctcctctagagcagcgatGTTTCGGAGCTGTCCTcgggcaacgcggactttcaactccctccgcagattttctatggggttgagatctggaaactggctaggcagaaatgcttcttacaaagccactcctttgttgccctggctgtgtgtttgggatcattgtcatgctgaaagacccagccacgtctcatcttcaatgccctcgctaacggaaggggattttcactcaaaatctctcgatacatggccccattattctttcctttacacagatcagtcgtcctggtccctttgcagaaaaacagccccaaagcatgacgtttccacccccatgcttcacagtgggtatggtgttcttcggatgcaattcggtattctttctcctccgaacacgagaacctgtgtttctaccagaaagttctattttggtttcatctgaccataacgcattcatcccagtcctcttccggatcagccaaatgctctctagcgaaccgcagacgggcccggacgtgtactggcttcagcagggggacaagtctggcagtgcaggatttgagtccttggcggcgcattgtgttactgatagtagcctttgtcactgtggtcccagctctctgtaggtcattcactaggtacccccccgtgtggttcttggatttttgctcaccgttcttggtatcattttgacgccacggggtgagatcttgcacggagccccagatcgagggagattatcagtggtcttgtatgtcttccattttctaataagtgctcccacagttgatttctttacaccaagcgttttacctattgcagattcagtcttcccagcctggcgcaggtctacaattttgtctctggtgtccttcgacagctctttgttcttggccatagtggagtttggagtgtgactgactgaggttgtggacagatgtcttttataccgataatgagttagaacaggtgccattaatacaggtaacgagtggagcgtcgttagacctcgttagaagttagacctctttgacagccagacatcttgcttgtttgtaggtgaccaaatacttattttccactctaatttggaaatcttgaaaaatcaaacaatgtgattttctgtttttttttccaagtaggagaacttgcacaattggtgattgactaaatacttaattgccccactgtacaaacaAAATGACAACTAATCACTAATGCTGGCTTCTCAATGGAGAATACATAGTAACACCCTCCCCCTCCATATCTCTTGACTGCCTTCTAGCGCCCCTTGATGGCGGATTTTCGTCATTACGACAGAGGACTTTTAACAATGGCAATGGCACCGATGTAAAAAACGCAAACCTTACCTCGAGGTCGTCCAGCGATCGAGCCAGGCTGAGGCGTTTTGACGTGCGGCGTTTGGAGGCGCGGAGCACACCCAATCCCCAAAATCTGGAGCCCTGTCAAGAGCAGAGTGGAGACCTTGTTCAACATCATCATTTCATGgaaggcttttaaaaaaaacaacatttttttgcgACGTCACTTTGGTGAAAGCCACCGTGGTCATCTTTGGCAAAAATCATTTCAAACCTAATGTAGAAAAAAGAGGAAAGGACACTAGTTTTGCCCAAAGTAGCCgagtatttctttttttcccaaaaatcgaCTGGAGCAAAAGTAAAAATTAGGGCAAGTAAACGCAACGTCTGTTAATATTATCACTCAAGTGACCGAAGTGGAAATTTGAAGGCTCGGCCGGCCGGACAACTCACATTTTTCCCACAGTGGTTCTTTCTCTCCGCGAAGGCTCGGGTCCACTCGTCTTCGGGGGGCATCATCGGGAGGAGCTCGGCAGAGCCGTACTCGTCCGGGGGAATCCGGCTCGCGGGGGGCGGCTCGTCGTGCGGCGCCGCCCGAGGCTCCGGATCGCCGCCGAGGGGTTTGGACCATTTGGGCTTGCGGAACCAGCGCCGGCTAGCCTTAAGAGGCTCTGGCGTTTTTTGGCCCAAAGGAGGAAACGGTGGCGGGGGCGGCTTGAATCGGAACCTGAGCCGAGGCGGCGGACCGCCGTAAAAGCCCGCCAGCGAATCTGGCCCGGGAAGCGACTCCGAAAGGGAGCGAGCGCCGCCGCCGTGCCCCGGATGCGGTGTTTGGTCACCATCGTAAAAGTCGAACGGGACGCGGTCCGGGGATGCGGGATTATCCCGTGGACAGGTGGGGAGGAGGACCCCGGAGCAGTTTGGGATTAGCGAAGGGAAATCTCTGGCGGCTCTGTCCTCGGGGGGCGAGGCGTTGTCGATACCGCTGTCCCCGTTGCTACTCGCGCCGCCTCCGTTCTCCTCCGCTCTCTGACGGGCCTCCGCCTCTAGCTCGGCTCGGAGCCTCTCCACCGCGTCCCCCATGTCGCTATACAGCGCGGTGACAAAACGAAGGACTTCGGGCGGAGACCGGGGGAATTCCGGGCAACCCGAGGAGGCGTCCGGATCCGGGCCGCAATCCGAGTCGAAGCGCGCGGCGATCCCCGCGTGCTCCGCGTGGTCGGCCAGATCCGGGTCGATGAAGAAAACGTGGCAGGAGGCCCTCAACGGAACGTCTCGCGCCACCCGACCGTCGATGACGTGCGCGGTGGTCACCAGGCAGAAGAAGCGAGGGTCCTCGGCGCAAACGGCCCCTAGGAGCAGGTTCTCGGCGGGAAAAGCCGCCAGGACGACTCCCGCGTCGTCGCAAAGTCGGACGCAGTCCGACGTCAGCTTCATGACCACCAGCGTGTGCGTATCCTGCTCCGTACCCAGCTGGCGGATTCGGTCTCGGATGGCCTTCAAGCCGTCGTCCTCCGATCGCCGCGTGTTTAATATCAGCTCGGTGGAGCTCAGGTAGCCCACCACCAAGGTCGTGTTGAAAACGCTCCCCGTCTCCTCGCCGTCCGTGAAAGCGTAACGTTCTCGGGACAGCGGCGACATATCCGGCGCCGACAACGGCCTCTGCTTTTTAGCCGGCGACCGGCGCCGGTCGTCGCGCAGCACGGCGACCTTTTCGGGGCTTATTAGAAACTTTTCGTCGTGTAAGATAGGGTTCCCGATGACGCGCCCTTCGCCGCGCACGACCAAGCGCAAGGGCCCGACGGAGCGGCCGATCATCCGCACCACGGTCTCGCGCGAAGCGTCGGACACGTCGGTTCCGGCGACGGCCACGATGCCGTCGCCACGTTGCAGTCCCGCCAGGCGGGCGCCGCTCCCTTCCAGGACGTCGCTCAACAAGCACGGCCGCTGTCCCGAGACTGTGAAGCCGTAGCCCGCCCGACCGCGGTCCACCTCGACGCGCCGGAGCTCGCCGCCCGCTCTTAAATCCGGACGCCTCTCGGCGCCCTCCCGGATCCTCATCTGGCTCGCTCGCGCTAGTCTTTCGTCGCCATCCTACGGTCACGTAAGAAGACCAAAGTCATTCAAAGTGCAGCGTTAACATCTTTGCTAGCTCTTGACGTTAAAGAGTTTGCGTCGAGGCTTTGCTTTGCAAATGGATTTCGTTTACGGTCGCCGCAAATATGCGGCTTTTCCCACCCAAAATGCACATTTCAGGTGGATTCTGAGCGATTAAGATTCATCTAACAGATCATCAAATATATCGATGAGTATTTTGACAatcgattattattattattttttttttcccaacctaACATTGTCCAAATTCTTCAAAGTCAATATTTTGGCATTTCTGCAGACTGATGATCTTAGCCATTATTCCAAATATTTGCCAAAATCtacttttggatttttttttctccattggtTCCAATGCACATTCCCATTAAGACAAGTTTGATACAACACTTGATCAAATTAGATTTTGAGTGTATTGGAGTCGATTTGGTcccaaaatatataaaaattgttCATTTGGCTGTCACTGCAGTCAAAATAATTGAACGTCTACCGCTGTCGATGGGAGCCAAGGATTTAACTCCTGGACCTTAAACCTCATAATTCCGACCTTAACAGCTGAACTTTTCACTCATTTAACTGATTTGATTTCTGATGAATTCAAACGAGGGGAAAATGGATATAACATACTAAGACAGTGAGAATAAGGTCAAATCTGACATGATCGAGATAAAACAAATATGTGTGCTTGAAGTCGTTATCCGTCAAGGCTGAACGCACGCGCGCGGCGCGCACGCACAGAGCGGAGGGCTTTTGCGTAGAGTGCCAGCTGGCTTAACAAGAAAACTTGAATGACAAGCAGACGTTTGGCAAATGTCACACATTTGAAAAGCGACCATGCACAGTGTGCTTTTCTATCGCCATTTTTGTTTAGCCAACTTTAAAGACTAGTTTGTGAACTTTTTTTGCGCGTTACCTTGGACGCTGTCGAGGGCTCCGAAAAACGGAAATGGTcatgaaaaatgtaaaaaggtcGAAGCAGCTTTCAAACGTCCAGAATTGACATTTCGCTCTTCCAAATAATACACCGAGGTCGTGATTGAAGTGCCCTCCATATGCGGTTGCGTCGTGAACGCGCGCACGCGGTGCGCACGCGCACAGCCCCTCGAACAAAGCGGCATTGACGGTCACCATGACGACGTAACGTCCCCCCCCCACTTCGCCTGGCCAATCGGCGTCCAGCTCCACGTTCGAAAGGAACGGAGAGATTCTATTGGCCGGTGACATCGGTGGGCGGAGCCGGGCCGCACCGCCCCGCCCCGCCCCGGCCAAGGTTGGCGACGTGAAACCTTTTCAAatgttactttttacttgacatGTTAGagaaataaacattttgaagGCTCATGCACTTTACCCTGAATCTACTTTGAAGAAATACAAAGTTTGGAAGGAATACAGAAGTACATGGAAAgtgttgattccaaaaataatggCGCTATTTTGGTCATTCATTTTGATCATCTATATTTGTGAGAATCGTGGCCACCGGCAGCTGTGTTGGGGTCAAAGTACTCCAACGGCCCACCGCCGGGccagagaaaaaatgacaaaaccCACTCAAGATAAATGTTTGTCAAACTATTTTAATTGGAAAGCAAAGCACCACAAAGTAAGACGTGCCTTTTCTTTGTATACGGAACACAGACTAGAAGGAGGCTACATCGGGAGCGGCGCGTTGGTTCTTGTGACCGGCGACGGCGGCGGCAGGATCATCTTCTCCAGAAGGTTCATCATGCGCTCCTGCAGCTGCATGCACTGGACCTGCAGCAGGTTCTGCTGGCGCAAGGCCCGCCGGACCTCCCGGCACGTGTCCTCCACGGCCCGGCTGGAGCGTTTCTGTTGCCACAGCATGGCCCGCATCAGCCGCAGCTTCCTGCGCTTCACGGAAAGGTCGCTCTTCCGCTCGGTGCTCGGAACGGGCCGAGAGCTGCGGGCGAGGACAAGTGCAAAGGTGACTATATACCGACTTAACTTTCGAAAGGTTGAAAGGAGCGAGATTATTCCTCTTTCAAGAAACGCCTTTTCTGGAAATGCACGCCTCTCCATGGTTCGACTGAGATTTTCCCCTTTGTCAAGTCAGCCCGGAAATTGTTCCCATCGTGCCTTTACGACCGACGTCCCTCCACCGATCGACTAATGACGAGACAACTGCTTTGCCTTCGTCCGGGTTGCGGAAGTAAGATCGGGATACGTTGAGCGCTTGTACGACAAGTATGTTTACTTACTACAGGTATTTCCACTACAAATCTCCTTTCAGCTAATGCTAACTTTTGGTGGTGAACGAGCAGCGTCAGTCCCTATTTTGGAATCCTTGAGAATTGAGCGGCGGTTTTGAAATCGGCATTTCGATCACCCCCaaatcaattattattattattttttttttggaattccCGGCGAGACTGTTACCCGGAGCATTGCGTCCGCTCGCTGTCCGAGCTCCAGGAGTCCAGCTCCTGCTTGATCTCCATTTCGTCGGAGGAGCCCGTATACTCGGGCAGGTAGCCCGCGGGCGCCCCGTCTTCGTCCGGCGGGGCCTCGGCCTCGGCGGCGGAGGGCGGCCCGGACGACGTCCCGGCGCCGGACGGGGCCCGGGTCTCCGCCCGGTCCGCTCGCCCGACCTCCGGCGGCTTGGAGAGGATCTTCTCGATGACCTTGTAGTAAGGCCAGTCGGGCGCTTCGCCGCTTTCCGCGGCGACGGACTTAAGTCGCCTACGGGTTTGGAAAATCGATTAGAAAACCAAGAGCGTTGGGGGAGAGCGGACGGACGGGAATCGTGAGCCGCGGTCTCGCCTGTACTGGAAAGACATGTTGGTGATCTTCATCTTGATCTCCTCTTTAAAACGTTGCTCGCCCGTCAGCCGGAAGAAGCGCTGCGACATCCTCTCGTAAACCTTGGCGTTCCTTTTGCTGGTTTTCAGCTCGTTGTGGTTCTCCTCCCAAACGTAGAGCAGGGCCTTCATTTCGCCGTCGGTCCAGTTGGGGGCCCGCCGGTGCTTCTCGCCCTGAGGCGGCGGAACCAGGTAGCCGAAATCGTCCCCCGCTGCCATTTTGTTGCCCCTAAAACGCCGTGGATTTGAAAGGCTTTTTACAGGGTGCGGGAAGCACGCGCGCTCCGGCCTGCTTTTGCACCTCCCCCTCCCGAAATGGGGCCTAAAGAGGAAGAGGAATCCGGTTAAAAGCTTTTAGTGCTCGCTGATGTCACAGTTGCCCTGGCGACGGCCGAGGGCGGCCCTTCTTTTCCCCTCCGACCACTCCCACCCTCGCTGTCGCATAAAAAGCTTTTAGCTGAAAGGCAGCAGTGTGAGCGGAGAGCCGTTGCAGAAACGCCAGCGCTGGGGGGAGGGGAACCGCGAGGCCAGTCGGCCAGACGCTGGCTTTTGTTTCACGCTACGCCAGCCGCTCTATTCATTACGGGACGGGAGCCTCGTAGGAAGGCGACGCTCGCTCGTTTCATTTCAACGCGTTAGCTGCCGTTCACGCGTCGGTCTGGTCCACTCTGACTGCATGGCGGCGAATGGTCGTAGACTCAAATAGCCTATGTTCGCGGTAGTTCAAAGAGCAATGCCAACCGGAAAGGGCttcggtgccattgacggcgatagacgtccaatccttttgaattgggagggctgacagtaaaatcaacttttttttcctcctgaaaGGCCGAGTATGAGATCAAAATGATCAACTGTCATTTTTTTGGTCAACCCTTTATAAGGCAAGTCATTTCAAAAAGAAACATACAATTTGAATGAGACATAATTATCTTTTATTCATTCaccttcattttttaaatgaataaatacattcatcAATGTAAAAGTCAATTTATgacaaaa
This sequence is a window from Corythoichthys intestinalis isolate RoL2023-P3 chromosome 13, ASM3026506v1, whole genome shotgun sequence. Protein-coding genes within it:
- the rgs12a gene encoding regulator of G-protein signaling 12 isoform X2 gives rise to the protein MRIREGAERRPDLRAGGELRRVEVDRGRAGYGFTVSGQRPCLLSDVLEGSGARLAGLQRGDGIVAVAGTDVSDASRETVVRMIGRSVGPLRLVVRGEGRVIGNPILHDEKFLISPEKVAVLRDDRRRSPAKKQRPLSAPDMSPLSRERYAFTDGEETGSVFNTTLVVGYLSSTELILNTRRSEDDGLKAIRDRIRQLGTEQDTHTLVVMKLTSDCVRLCDDAGVVLAAFPAENLLLGAVCAEDPRFFCLVTTAHVIDGRVARDVPLRASCHVFFIDPDLADHAEHAGIAARFDSDCGPDPDASSGCPEFPRSPPEVLRFVTALYSDMGDAVERLRAELEAEARQRAEENGGGASSNGDSGIDNASPPEDRAARDFPSLIPNCSGVLLPTCPRDNPASPDRVPFDFYDGDQTPHPGHGGGARSLSESLPGPDSLAGFYGGPPPRLRFRFKPPPPPFPPLGQKTPEPLKASRRWFRKPKWSKPLGGDPEPRAAPHDEPPPASRIPPDEYGSAELLPMMPPEDEWTRAFAERKNHCGKNGSRFWGLGVLRASKRRTSKRLSLARSLDDLESAASSDGDYSGGVQLQGCCSHSSLNSNGSLPGSRRGLPEQRVAGWAACFERLLQDPVGVRYFSEFLKKEFSEENILFWQACEYFSHVPATDKKQLSRRAGEIYDSFLSSEATMPVNIDSQAQLADDVLTSPRPEMFKTQQLQIFNLMKFDSYSRFLKSSLYQECTRAEADGLPLPDPYRIPCSPAPSKHSAGSDRSALSTPKKDAGKQRSGGSLAEDGRDEGADRKRGIFFSWSRNRSFGKGPKKKDVGDIDLDYWGSNGRRESQGSLSSSTSLDMATSCSAGKMESDNRHSAGAWERSPKRCNVTLPDGSRSSVTLRSGASVRELLQILCHGIGVNVAAVDLFLVGGEKPLVLDQDCMTLSSRDLRLEKRTLFRLDLVPINRSVGLKAKPGKPVAEVLRPVAAKYGLPLADLVVKISGRTEPLDLGAPISTLDGLRVVLERADAPPCKDASKSAFLKNQAPPGSLSAANSSSC
- the msantd1 gene encoding myb/SANT-like DNA-binding domain-containing protein 1 isoform X1, whose amino-acid sequence is MAAGDDFGYLVPPPQGEKHRRAPNWTDGEMKALLYVWEENHNELKTSKRNAKVYERMSQRFFRLTGEQRFKEEIKMKITNMSFQYRRLKSVAAESGEAPDWPYYKVIEKILSKPPEVGRADRAETRAPSGAGTSSGPPSAAEAEAPPDEDGAPAGYLPEYTGSSDEMEIKQELDSWSSDSERTQCSGSRPVPSTERKSDLSVKRRKLRLMRAMLWQQKRSSRAVEDTCREVRRALRQQNLLQVQCMQLQERMMNLLEKMILPPPSPVTRTNAPLPM
- the msantd1 gene encoding myb/SANT-like DNA-binding domain-containing protein 1 isoform X2, with protein sequence MAAGDDFGYLVPPPQGEKHRRAPNWTDGEMKALLYVWEENHNELKTSKRNAKVYERMSQRFFRLTGEQRFKEEIKMKITNMSFQRLKSVAAESGEAPDWPYYKVIEKILSKPPEVGRADRAETRAPSGAGTSSGPPSAAEAEAPPDEDGAPAGYLPEYTGSSDEMEIKQELDSWSSDSERTQCSGSRPVPSTERKSDLSVKRRKLRLMRAMLWQQKRSSRAVEDTCREVRRALRQQNLLQVQCMQLQERMMNLLEKMILPPPSPVTRTNAPLPM